The Alnus glutinosa chromosome 10, dhAlnGlut1.1, whole genome shotgun sequence DNA window AAGTAATTATTAGGATTTGAGTCCTCATTATGGATTTTATTTAGGGCTTAAAATTAAACTTTGGACAAAAATACCTCCAAAGGGGCAGTTAgggtaaaatttctttcaaaatagTTTCAAACATTTAATCACATGCAATTCACTTGTCAAAATATGATTTGGATTGAAATAAAACACTTAGAATTAGAATCTGATGCAAAACAATGCAGCATGTGGCCAGGTTTCCACTATATCTAGGgttcttgatttcttttttaataatatgattAATAGTAAAAATGTCACATTAATGAGTTTGATCCATATAAACTAGATTGACCTACTTTACAAGGTTGGATGTTACAGGTACGCATATTCTTTTCCAAATCAAACCAGCCTTTATATGCTCTCAAAATGAGTCATAAGATTAAAGTGATAAGAGAGAGGTTAGAAGCCATCAACTACGATAGGAGGAGTTTCAACTTGGAGGTACGACCTGTAGAGACACGAGTCGGGAACAGGGAGAGGGATAACACTCATTCTTTTGTACCTGCAGAAGTAGTTATTGGTCGACAAGATGATAAGAAGGCAGTTATAGATTGTCTACTAGACTCCAATGTTGAAGAGAATGTTTCAATCCTTCCAATTGTTGGCATCGGTGGATTGGGAAAGACTACATTGGCCAAACTTGTTTTCAATGATGAGCAAATCCAAAAacattttgacctcaaaatgTGGGTGTGTGTATCGGATCCCTTCCATGTTAAAAATGTTGTTGAAAAAATCTTAGAATCTGCAACAAACACGAAACAACCAACTGTTGAAATGAATACACTAGTAAACTCTGTTCGAAAAGAAATTGATGGAAAGAAATACTTCCTTGTGTTGGATGATGTGTGGAATGAGGATCATGAAAAATGGTGTCGCTTGAAAGAAGTGCTAATGGGTGGTGGAAGAGGCAGTAGAATATTAGTGACTACTCGCAAAGAAAGCGTTGCAATGACCATCCGCCATGAAAGCGTTGTAAGGATTATCGGGACAGTTCAATCATATGTCTTAAGGGGTTTAGATGGAGAAGCGTCATGGTCTTTATTTAAGCAGTTGGCATTTGAGAAAAGAGAAGAGCCAAAGAATTCAAGCATCGTAGCAATTGGGATGGAGATCCTAGGCAAATGTTCAGGTGTCCCTTTAGCCATAAGGACAATCGGAAGATTACTAAGCTCCAAAAATCCTGAAACAGAGTGGTCGTCTTTTAAGAACAATGAACTCTCAAAAATATCTCAGAATGAAAATGACATCTTACCAACTCTGAAGCTGAGTTATGATCAACTTCCTTCACATTTGAAGCACTGCTTTGCTTATTGTAGTTTGTTTCCAAAAGATTACAAGATTGATAAATCAACATTGATTAAGCTCTGGATGGCACAAAGGTTTATCAAGTTATCGGATCAGAACCGATGCTTCGAAGATGTTGGCCATGAGTATTTTATGGATTTACTTTGGAGATCATTCTTTCAAGAAGCTGAAATGAATACGCTTGGTGACATAATTGGATGCAAAATACACGACCTCATGCATGATCTTGCCATATTAGTGGCAGGGTCGTTGATCACCATGTTAGATGATAAGGAGACATCCATTGATGAGAAAACTAGTCAAGTATCAGTTGCTTATCATATAAGTAGCAGTTCATCTCGAGTTTCAACTTTATTGTGTAAAGCAACTAGGATGCGAACATTTATTTGCCTTAGCAACGAGAACTTTGAGGCTAGTATTGATTGTGATGCAACCTTTTCAAGTTCCAAGTTCTTACGCGTGTTGGATTTGCATGACATAAAAACTTTGCAAAATTTAAGCTCTATTGGGAAGCTGAAGCATTTAAAATATCTTGATCTTTCTacaaactcaaaaataaaaaagctgcCTGATTCTATAACGAGATTGCAAAATTTGCAAACACTAAAACTCTCCCGTTGTAAGTTACTAGAAGAATTGCCGAGAGACATTAAAAATTTAGTCAACCTCAGGCATCTTGAGATAGATATATGTTTGGGATTGAGTTATATGCCAGTTGGATTGGGGCAACTGACTAACCTTCAGACGTTATCCGCATTTTATGTCGACTCGGGTTCTCCCTCCAGACATAGTGATAGTGGTGGTTTACAAGAACTAGGCGGATTAAATAAGCTGAGAGGAGAGTTGGAGATTGTAAATCTGGGACATGGGAAAGGTGTTGCGTTAGAATGTAAGGCTGCGAATCTGAAGGAGAAACAACATCTTAGTTTTTTGCGGATATGGTGGAAATAAGTTAGGTTAGATGATGCCAATAATTCGGATGAAGCGTCATTGGAAGGCTTGGAACATACAAAAGAGTGTGTCTTTCGTCAAAGAAAGCTGCATGGTTCTACAATTATGCAGCAACTAGCAAACAATTGTGCAAGTATCTGATTCCttatgtaattaaatttatattaatgaATGGGGTTAATCAGAATAGCTTCATTTGTTTTGGATGTTATTACTTTAACTACATAAGCATGGTATTACTTTCATCTTTGAAGTGATCTTATTTTCTAAGGAAGCTTAGCACACCACAGAGTTATCATCTAGCCATGGACAATTAGATATATgaaatctatgaaaaaaaatcataaaaatccaGAATTTTGTTGTCACAAACATAGGCTTCCTGTTGACTTGTCAGAAAGCTCTTAAATTGATTCGAAAATTGCAATTCAAACAATTGTAGATATGAAGTTGACAGCTATAACCTGGTGATTTAAACAATGCTTGGAATTCCTGTACTAATGGAGGTTAAAAAATACAGAGACGAAACCTTGCTAGGAGGGTGAAGGAAACGAAGCGTAGTTCAAAAATGAGCACGGCAAGTCATCAAGTGTGTCACAGTTGGTGATGGAGCTTTTGGAAAGACTTGCATGCTCATATCTTATACGAGCAATACCTTTCCCACGGTATGATTGATGATGTTTCATTATGAATCATACAAATCCAGCTTTAATATGTACGATTAAGAATAAACTCAGTCTAACTATACTAGTAATTATATTATGatatctttttccttcttcaaaTTCTTATAGGATTATGTACCCACTACGCTCAACAACTTTAGTGTCAATGTCGTGGTTGATGGTATAGCACAGTTAACCTTGGACTATGTGGCACTGCTGGTAAGTAATTGCTTCATGGGTGTAATCAATTTGTTGCTATTACTATGTCTGAGAGAGTTTATCACTTTGGTATTCATATTATAGACTCGAAAATTGGTAAAAATTAGACATCAACAACTTGAATTAgatatttggtttttgttggttttttttttttcaaccccACACCCTTTACATGAATACAGGACAGGAGGATTATAACTGGCTGAGGCCTTTGAGTTACAGAGGTGCAGATGTTTTCTTGTTGGCCTTCTCTCTCATCAGCAAAGCCAGTTATGGAAATATCTCCAAGAAGGTTTTTCATCAAAACCCAATAACATTTGTTCTTAACTTCTTTAGTTAATTTATGGGTAATTTTCTAATATCAGTCTGAcacatttattttttagctTCCAGTGAATTCCTGAGCTGAGGCATTACACCCCAACTGTGCCAATAGGGCTTGTAGGAACCAAACTTGGTATGGGTTAATTTTACTACTCGAAACATATTAATCTTGAGTAGCCAATTCAAGCCGATTTAAATTTAACCATGCAAGTTTGGATATGATTTGTTGCAGATGTAAGGGAAGAAAAGCAGTATTTGATTGATCATCCTGGCGCTACATCAATGATCTTGCAGTTGGCTGCTGTATGGAAATCAGGGTTGTCGACCAAAAGAGGGAGTGGGAAGATTCATATACTAATGATATGAAGGGTGATTGAGATACAAAATGATATTTAGTCCAGATTTTCTTCTACGGGGACTCGATGTTCATAATTCTTGCTTGTTTTGCACCTTTGCTATGTCCATTTATTGGCGTGTATTAATCATGAGGTAATTTATTGGCGtgtattaatttgaaaattcttttaatttaatctattaaactaATATCTATTTCCAAAGCGAGTAATTTGAATGACATCTATTGGTTTAATGAACTGAGTTTAAGATATGTTTTTCTCAAATGTATATGGAGAAAAACTTATTTATCCTTCATTTATTCCAAATTGGGAAGTAATATATTCCATTTTATCATCCTCTTTTACATGTTTCTATTTCTATTGAAGTGAAGTGTGGTTTAGGGATAGATTCTTCTCTTCTCATCAAAGTAAACATCATCAAAGTGCCCTTTGGTGTTTTAAGAATTAGTCTTTTCTTTGGAAAAAAAGTATGAATCTCTTAAATAATTTTGTATAGTTGCAAAAGcaattccttcttttttttttaaaaaaaaataaagataagtgGGAGCAATTCCTTCCAAAAAGCTTTGTTGTTTTCTCATAAAGAGTTTTTCTCCGATTAACAAAAGACTTTTAAATTTTCTAaggtaacaatatatataatatatatatatatatagtagagttttaaaaaagtttaaccTGTCTTTATGAGCAAATTTGTTTAATCCAAGTAtaacatttaaatttttttttaatgaataagtaATCAATAATATTACTGACTAAACAACAAAAGTACAAACAACGTCCTACAAAGACAAACAACACAACACAACCAAAGCAAAAAATAAGCCTAGTTACAACAAATCGAAACCAACAAAAAGGCTGGTATTAAACCAGTACAATATCATCTACATTCCAATTAATGCTGACATTTTTCCTAGGGATTTGATTGCTGCACTACAtgggcacaacaccccctcacatgagggtgagcccCACACACTGGTCCCCACTCTCATGTGAATGGGTGTTGTGCCCATGTAATAAATCTAACATTTccctttttcctattttttttgaattttccttTGCTTGAAATCTGGAAACGAACTTTCCAAAAAATCATCTTTAAGATCTACTCCTCTAAAGTATTACATTTAAATTGAACAGAGTATCTGTTCaaattggggaaaaaaaatgaatgaatacATTGAATTGGATTTCATTAGGCAAACTATACAAACAAATATTTAAAGCTACAATCCGATTATTAATAGTCATTCATGGTGTACCCAAAAATAATTTCCCAAACGACTCTCTAAATTTCATTCTCTTTCTCAATGTGCAAATCATAACTTTGACATCAAAGTGTTCTCTCACCGGCCCATCCAAGGAAGTCACTCGTGCTTGTTTTCCTTCTCTTTGCAAATGTCATCGACCCGGAGTATGATGTCCGGTCAATTGATtcatcaattaaaaataaatgtatttaCTATTAAAATCGTCTTATTTAATGATCAAATTTAAATCATTAATAGCTATTCGAATAGATGCAATGGATGGACACATTGGTTCATAATAGAGACGAAATTTCATAGAATATAATCTGCATCGAattatgaaataataaaattcattGACCCAATAAGCTCGATCTAGCTCAAATAACATATATTATCCATCTAAGAAAGAATCAAAATCTATTAGTTGCAATAATTCATCATCAAATAATTCTATGATCACATTTGAATAAAGCATAAACACCTATTCGGGTATCTCAAAAAGTGAATATCCATAATCAAATAGGTATGGTGAAGGAACACGTACATTAAGCTGCATGCatagaataaaatatttaatatttaaacttaagtatatataatgtatgcacatgtatattaCCGACGAAAATGTGTGAATTATTCACGAAGTTAATTTATATAATGTCCATGatcatacatatatattgaTTCAGTCACACATTCACATACATCATGCATGCATATGAAGCGAAATGCAAAActaattcaaataataaattctagAAAGGATTTAAGgctttgaaaataataataatataatatatatatatatatatattaggaaaaaaaataccttactTAAACTACCACATAATTCTCAATgttcttcaaattaaaaaaaaaaaaaaaaaaaaaattaattttttttttctattattaataATCATGAGGTGTAATTCAAATTTTGCAATGAGCATATTTTCTTGATAGATTTGTTTCATCTCTGCAGAATTTCAGAGTGTCCGAATCCCATCAACATCCAGACCAGGCTGCTCCACAGCAGCTGAAACTGCGATTTGTATCCCCTAAGAACAATGAGCAAAATTTcattatcatgcatagtatacAATCAAACTGAAAAGGAGATAAAACATGCAATCATGTCTGTATGTATGTATGCAAACGACAATTCAGCCAGCAGCATTTGAAGGAACTTCCAAGTATGATCAATAAAAATATAGCACTAACATTTTTCCtatgacagaaatttcctattATAAGACAAGACAAGTATCCTCCCTATTTAAATgaagtaaatattatatattttatggttaagatttaaaattggtGCATAACGGTATATATgatatcacattatttaattttttttaaaagatgttttAATATTGACTTTATTTATACgattaaatatataaactttaATTTTTGACCTTTAATGTATactatctatttcatttgaaattaaaagaactctattttatattaaagtTGGCGACGTAGACGTCGAATAACAAATACTTAAAAAGCAATAATATACGAGATAGTCGTACGGAGAAGGAAATTGGAAAGGAGCTGATTCTTTATTCAAGAGTgcaaaaagtaaaatgacaattttgttcctctaaatgaaatgaaaatgatttgATTCCTAGTCAGGTAGTTGTAAAAACGGGTGcattcattgtgatttgaattCAAATCGCACACACGTTACAAGAAATTGGGGCTTTTACTACTCATCTTTTTCCGACCAAGATCGATGCCTCATAGTTGAGTAGGATTGTGAGAACCTTTCATAATTTGCAAACTAGTCTTGTTTCTTTGCAAAAGTTACTTGAGAAATATACTTCTTATAAATACAGGTAAGGCTACAAAAAAGATTTATTGCGTATTTCCGTCATCTCAAatgttataaatttaaaattataaattaaaataattttaaaaatcacgttaaaaaagaaaaaaaaaaaaaaaaaaaaaaaaaaaaaagaaaaagaaagaaagaaagaagaagaagaagaaaaagaagactgTAAAGAGCACGAAATTGAAAGAAGGGGACAAGTTCAAACCCACCTTAATTCCACCATCAAATCCTCCGCTCCATTGTTAATCGTGTGAGTGGACGTAAAAGTCTTCTTTGAAAAGATGAATTGTTATTAAAGAACACAAAGAAGAGACAAATTGCTGATCGaatcttttttagtttttttttttttttttttttttatttattttttttttttttatgcatattCCATTGAAGGTGGCGGAACTTAATAGCCGAATGAGAGGCTGACTGTACAAGTAAAGTGGTTTTCTTTTTACAGTCTTACTAAGGAGAGTGGATTGGTGTGCGGGTCATAATactctcaaattattttttcgaatttaagagaatttaggtagatgattgTGAGATGCCACTTATAGGAAGACTCACCtagaccaaataaaaattggactgcCCAACTACTTATCCGGTCAAGTGGGtcttataagtggtctctcacaatcacatgtccaaattctctcaaattcggacaaataatttgaaaatatcatAATCCAAAGCAAGACACTGTTTCAATTGTTGGAACAACTCCTCACACCCTTTATCACTATCAAATTCCTTTCTCAGCAtcttcaaaaaggaaaaaacatttATGAGTGGCTCTGGATGTATAAACTAAATAAGGGCAGGAACGCACCCTATAAGCTGGTTTGTGTTCCAAGGAGCCTGTATCTTCAAAATTACCTCTATTTTCTCATGGTTTACCAAACATCTGTTGAAATTTTTgggaaatataaaatatgagaaTTATTGTGGAAGAAATAGACAGAAGAGAGATAAAAAATTGTAGGTAGTTCAGTATTAGACAACTACATCTAGACTGTGTGTAAGGCGCTCCCCACACGAATTGGATAAGACTCGATTTTGCTACAGGCGTGACCCATAAAATTGTTTGCACTTAAGGAAATTCGAACTTTAGACTTTATTGGGATGGCACCAAGTCTAAAGCCTTCGCCACTTGAGCTAACCCTCATCATTTAAGCCAACCCTTCTTGAAAAATGCTTCCAATCATCATGGAAAACATAACAGTATAGAGACAGATAATTGGGAGTCGATAATGGGTTTTGGTCCTTACTGGAATGGCACCATTTAGGGAAATGATAGAGAATGGACCAGATTTCACTAAACAGGCACAAGCTTAAAATACTTACAGCTCCTCAATGGAAATTAGGCCCAACATTTCACATTCATTCAGCTTTAATTCGTATATACAACCTACacataaaaatgaatttaaccaAAACTAGAATCGACCAACCCCAATACCACATCCTGGTGCTTCCCTTTGCCATCCACATCCCTCTTGCTTGTCTCCAACCAGGTCAAAGTGCCTCCGAAAAACGTAAATCCGCAGGGCCAGGACCCAAAATCCCTTTCTGGTCGTTAATCTTGCCTAGGGAAAGAGGTGGCTCTGTATGTCCACTCTTTTCATCATCTCTCCACCCAGTCCCCTGCCATTCTCTCTACAACATCAACAGAAGCCAAGcaaagcaaataaataaatttttttttttgatcagtaagaattcattaaaaagcccAGAGGGGCGCTACccttagtacacaggaagtatacaaataGAAAAAGATTATCAGGCCAAGCAGACAAAACAGTTTTCTGCATCAGAAGAGCAATTCGccaaaaaaaagagacaatTTGAGGGTCCATCACAACAATCTGATTGCAATAACCTCAACATTTCCTTCTAATTAACTCAGTTTAAGAAGTCATTCTCGGGTTTGGGTATGTGAAGAACATGACATTATGCCTTTTACGTGATGCTCTTATTACAGCTTTTGCTAAATATTAGAAATACTTGCCTCATCATGATTGTAACTACTCTCCCGCAATAAAGGGGTCATTATTGGGGGGGCAACATCTGGATCTGgtttttgaaatataaaagtggtATAAAGACCTGTAAAAGGGAAATGCCAAAAGAACCCAATAGTAAACTGCTGAACAGGGAAGTAGCAAGTAAAGGGGAAGGTTGCGGAGTAGATGATGGAGTGGGAAAGCATCACCTAACACATCATAAGATCGAGGAAGCAGTCTCCCTCTAGGATCAACATGGTTTGGACCGGAATTCATTACCATGCCTGCAAATTGGGCTCTTTTGGCGACAACCGAATAAGGAGAATGAATAATAAGATTTACTCGATCAAACAACGGCAATGACAAAATACACTACATAAAGTAAATTTAAAGTGGAGGGACCATTCGGATTTTAGTTCCTTTTAGAAATTTGCAAggaattcaaaaagaaaagacaaatctGCAAACCTGTTGTCATCATAAAATTCCGTTAAGTTTTGCATTTCGACATACTCAAAGACCAGCTTCTCTTGCCAACCTGAATTCATATCAGAGAAGTTGATCATTAGAACATTTCAGAGCCAACATCAAAGCTAGAGagcatttcaaataaaaaaaccatttcACTACCAGCATTCCAAAGAAATATGAGACTAGCAAACAAAAGAAGCCAACTTGAACTCTTTAAACCTAACAATTAGAAGAATCTACAGCAGGGGAGAGAAGCTCAATTATCCATAGTGGATTGTAATTAGCACCCTCCATTTTTAAACACACCCGTCCTATTCCAACCAAAGTTCTAAACTTAAATCCTGCCTAATCTGCACTCACTTTGTAGATAGAAAGAATTTATGGCAGTTTATAGTATTGAACAAAGTAAAGAACCAAAATAGAAACATTACTATGAAAGCTTTCAAACATCGACATGCGTAATTTTGGTAACATGGTCAGACCAGAAAGTGGTATTGACATAAAAAGCACTAAACAAGCCAAAACACCTATAACCAGTGTCAATTCTTTCACAAATCATAAGATAGAAACAAACCTGATGAAACTTGGAAAATGAACCAGGCAATGGGTTTCAGCAGAAATATCACTGGCAAATTTCAGCTGGTATTTCTTTCCAAATAACGGGAACCTAGAAATGTACAGTATATTTTATTGGAATAAGTGAAAATAAGGAACAAGCAAACGTGGTTGAGATCTAAAATTCACACATACTTTTCTTCCTCGACTTCAAAGGTGATCATGTAGCTCTCTGATCGAATGCAATTTGGAACAATGTTTGGCTTCATGCTGCTGCTTTTGTTGTGGTATGCTTCAACATTCTTCTGGTACTTTTACCTGCATAGCCGTAATGTTAATATTGGTAGTACAACTCACATGTTCTCATAAGAAAGATCTCATACAACATTGATTGCCACGATCAGATATTAGCAATGTCATGAATAGAAGAAAAGATCAAAGAAACCTGAGCTCAAAGCTAGAGGAGTCCTGGCTCAAAGAGCAATGTTAAAGGATTGAATTAACACGCAGCCAGAGAGAGTGTCAATCACTGCAAagaaagttttgtttttattcaaaGAAGTTGAAGGTTGACAATCTCAGGCTTGACCTGAAAATTGCCTCTATACTTAACAtgttaaataaaatgaaattacaAATGTTTGATAATTCCAATACAGAATCTTTCTAATTCAAACCGCAAGCCAAGAACATGTctatggttatatatatatggaaaccGAAATCAACTTAAAG harbors:
- the LOC133880572 gene encoding putative disease resistance protein RGA3 isoform X2 gives rise to the protein MLQVRIFFSKSNQPLYALKMSHKIKVIRERLEAINYDRRSFNLEVRPVETRVGNRERDNTHSFVPAEVVIGRQDDKKAVIDCLLDSNVEENVSILPIVGIGGLGKTTLAKLVFNDEQIQKHFDLKMWVCVSDPFHVKNVVEKILESATNTKQPTVEMNTLVNSVRKEIDGKKYFLVLDDVWNEDHEKWCRLKEVLMGGGRGSRILVTTRKESVAMTIRHESVVRIIGTVQSYVLRGLDGEASWSLFKQLAFEKREEPKNSSIVAIGMEILGKCSGVPLAIRTIGRLLSSKNPETEWSSFKNNELSKISQNENDILPTLKLSYDQLPSHLKHCFAYCSLFPKDYKIDKSTLIKLWMAQRFIKLSDQNRCFEDVGHEYFMDLLWRSFFQEAEMNTLGDIIGCKIHDLMHDLAILVAGSLITMLDDKETSIDEKTSQVSVAYHISSSSSRVSTLLCKATRMRTFICLSNENFEASIDCDATFSSSKFLRVLDLHDIKTLQNLSSIGKLKHLKYLDLSTNSKIKKLPDSITRLQNLQTLKLSRCKLLEELPRDIKNLVNLRHLEIDICLGLSYMPVGLGQLTNLQTLSAFYVDSGSPSRHSDSGGLQELGGLNKLRGELEIVNLGHGKGVALECKAANLKEKQHLSFLRIWWK
- the LOC133880572 gene encoding putative disease resistance protein RGA3 isoform X1 — translated: MAEGVLFSVAEGIIGKLGPLAFKEIKLLWGVKDELEKLKNTVSAIQAVLLDAEEQQVGSHAVADWLKKLEDAMYEADNLLDDFSTESLRREMMSRDKMAKEVRIFFSKSNQPLYALKMSHKIKVIRERLEAINYDRRSFNLEVRPVETRVGNRERDNTHSFVPAEVVIGRQDDKKAVIDCLLDSNVEENVSILPIVGIGGLGKTTLAKLVFNDEQIQKHFDLKMWVCVSDPFHVKNVVEKILESATNTKQPTVEMNTLVNSVRKEIDGKKYFLVLDDVWNEDHEKWCRLKEVLMGGGRGSRILVTTRKESVAMTIRHESVVRIIGTVQSYVLRGLDGEASWSLFKQLAFEKREEPKNSSIVAIGMEILGKCSGVPLAIRTIGRLLSSKNPETEWSSFKNNELSKISQNENDILPTLKLSYDQLPSHLKHCFAYCSLFPKDYKIDKSTLIKLWMAQRFIKLSDQNRCFEDVGHEYFMDLLWRSFFQEAEMNTLGDIIGCKIHDLMHDLAILVAGSLITMLDDKETSIDEKTSQVSVAYHISSSSSRVSTLLCKATRMRTFICLSNENFEASIDCDATFSSSKFLRVLDLHDIKTLQNLSSIGKLKHLKYLDLSTNSKIKKLPDSITRLQNLQTLKLSRCKLLEELPRDIKNLVNLRHLEIDICLGLSYMPVGLGQLTNLQTLSAFYVDSGSPSRHSDSGGLQELGGLNKLRGELEIVNLGHGKGVALECKAANLKEKQHLSFLRIWWK